The proteins below come from a single Peromyscus leucopus breed LL Stock chromosome 13, UCI_PerLeu_2.1, whole genome shotgun sequence genomic window:
- the Cryba2 gene encoding beta-crystallin A2, whose translation MSSAPAPGPAPACLTLWDEEDFQGRRCRLLSDCANVCERGALRRVRSVKVENGAWVAFEYPDFQGQQFILEKGDYPCWSAWSGSSSHHSNQLLSFRPVLCANHGDSRVTLFEGENFQGCKFELSDDYPSLPSMGWTSKDVGSLKVSSGAWVAYQYPGYRGYQYILERDRHSGEFRTYSDFGTQAHTGQLQSIRRVQH comes from the exons ATGAGCAGCGCCCCCGCGCCGGGCCCGGCGCCCGCCTGCCTCACACTCTGGGATGAGGAGGACTTCCAGGGTCGTCGCTGCCGACTGCTGAGCGACTGTGCGAACGTCTGCGAGCGAGGAGCCCTGCGCAGGGTGCGCTCGGTCAAGGTGGAAAACGGCGC ATGGGTGGCCTTCGAGTACCCCGATTTCCAGGGACAGCAGTTCATTCTAGAGAAGGGAGACTATCCCTGTTGGAGTGCCTGGAGCGGCAGTAGCAGCCACCACAGCAACCAATTGCTGTCCTTCAGGCCAGTGCTCTGTGCG AACCACGGCGACAGCCGTGTGACACTGTTTGAGGGGGAAAACTTCCAAGGCTGCAAGTTTGAACTCAGTGATGACTACCCATCGCTGCCTTCCATGGGCTGGACCAGCAAAGACGTGGGTTCCCTCAAAGTCAGCTCTGGAGC GTGGGTGGCCTACCAGTACCCTGGCTACCGAGGCTACCAGTACATTTTAGAGCGGGACCGGCACAGTGGGGAGTTCCGTACCTACAGTGACTTTGGCACACAGGCTCATACTGGACAGCTGCAGTCCATTCGAAGAGTCCAGCACTAG
- the Fev gene encoding protein FEV, whose protein sequence is MRQSGASQPLLINMYLPDPVGDGLFKEGKSPSWGPLSPAVQKGSGQIQLWQFLLELLADRANAGCIAWEGGHGEFKLTDPDEVARRWGERKSKPNMNYDKLSRALRYYYDKNIMSKVHGKRYAYRFDFQGLAQACQPPPAHAHAAAAAAAAAAAAQDGALYKLPAGLAPLPFPGLSKLNLMAASAGVAPAGFSYWPGPNATAAAATAALYPTPGLQPPPGPFGAVAAASHLGGHYH, encoded by the exons ATGAGACAGAGCGGCGCCTCCCAGCCCCTGCTGATCAACATGTACCTGCCAG ATCCCGTCGGAGATGGTCTTTTTAAGGAAGGGAAGAGCCCGAGCTGGGGGCCGCTGAGCCCCGCGGTACAGAAAG gcaGCGGGCAGATCCAGCTGTGGCAATTTCTCCTGGAGCTGCTGGCAGACCGCGCAAACGCCGGCTGCATCGCGTGGGAAGGGGGCCATGGCGAGTTCAAGCTCACCGACCCCGACGAGGTGGCGCGGCGCTGGGGCGAGCGCAAAAGCAAGCCCAACATGAACTACGACAAGCTAAGCCGCGCGCTGCGCTACTACTACGACAAAAACATCATGAGCAAGGTGCACGGCAAGCGCTACGCCTACCGCTTTGACTTCCAGGGCCTGGCGCAGGCTTGCCAGCCGCCGCCCGCGCACGCCcacgccgcggccgccgccgctgcagccgccgccgccgcccaggaCGGAGCCCTCTACAAGCTCCCGGCCGGCCTGGCCCCGCTGCCCTTCCCCGGCCTCTCCAAACTCAACCTCATGGCAGCCTCGGCCGGCGTCGCGCCCGCTGGCTTCTCCTACTGGCCCGGCCCCaacgccaccgccgccgccgccaccgcagCCCTCTACCCCACCCCGGGCTTGCAGCCCCCGCCCGGGCCCTTCGGCGCAGTGGCCGCCGCCTCGCACTTGGGGGGTCATTATCACTAG